In Persicimonas caeni, a single window of DNA contains:
- a CDS encoding thrombospondin type 3 repeat-containing protein translates to MSDGQLEETRAITAQVTFIDADADELPDTWENQNGLDPTTPDSDGDTIADVDEVGDLSDPADTDGDGTLDALDDDSDGDGLLDSEESGDDDLATLPVDTDADEIQDYRDADSDDDGVDDADDNCPVTVNAAQEDTDGDGAGDACDDDADNDGLNDADEPGLGLDPTLADSDGDGIDDGTEVGDDVNNPLDSDGDSTIDALDEDSDDDGVLDADEHGMGDDGGEPVDTDSDGKADFRDTDSDDDTVEDGADNCRLVANTDQADADGNGVGDACDGDSDGDGVGNGQDNCPAVANADQADLDGDATGDACDGDVDGDGVDNDADNCMLTDNADQADLDADSLGDACDDDTDGDGVANGEDNCPTVENPEQSDPDADGKGRACDDVEEGLEGGQVAEAGCGCSSTGLPANGASALVFLFGVVALRLRRRRRR, encoded by the coding sequence GTGAGCGACGGGCAACTCGAGGAGACGCGCGCGATCACCGCACAGGTCACCTTCATCGACGCGGACGCCGACGAATTGCCCGATACGTGGGAGAACCAGAACGGCCTCGACCCGACCACGCCCGACTCCGATGGCGACACGATTGCGGACGTCGACGAGGTCGGTGACCTGAGCGATCCTGCAGACACCGACGGCGACGGCACGCTCGACGCGCTCGATGACGACAGCGACGGCGACGGGCTGCTCGACAGTGAGGAATCCGGCGACGACGACCTGGCTACCCTGCCCGTCGACACCGACGCGGACGAAATCCAAGACTACCGCGACGCCGACAGCGACGACGACGGCGTCGACGATGCCGACGACAATTGCCCGGTCACGGTCAACGCCGCGCAGGAGGATACCGACGGCGACGGCGCGGGCGACGCGTGTGACGACGACGCCGACAACGACGGATTGAACGACGCCGACGAGCCGGGCCTCGGCCTCGACCCGACGCTCGCCGATAGCGACGGCGACGGCATCGACGACGGCACCGAGGTCGGCGACGACGTCAATAACCCGCTCGACTCCGATGGCGACTCGACCATCGACGCCCTCGACGAGGATAGCGACGACGACGGCGTCCTCGACGCCGACGAGCATGGCATGGGCGACGACGGCGGCGAGCCGGTCGACACCGACTCGGACGGCAAAGCCGACTTCCGCGACACCGACAGCGACGACGACACCGTCGAAGACGGCGCGGACAACTGCCGTCTCGTGGCCAACACGGATCAGGCCGACGCCGACGGCAACGGCGTGGGCGACGCGTGCGACGGCGATTCAGACGGCGACGGTGTTGGCAACGGCCAGGATAACTGCCCGGCGGTCGCCAACGCCGACCAGGCTGACCTCGACGGGGATGCGACCGGCGACGCATGCGACGGCGACGTCGACGGTGACGGCGTCGACAATGACGCCGACAATTGCATGCTCACCGACAACGCCGACCAAGCCGACCTCGACGCCGATAGCTTGGGCGACGCGTGTGACGACGACACCGACGGCGACGGCGTCGCCAACGGCGAGGACAACTGCCCCACGGTCGAAAACCCCGAGCAATCCGACCCCGATGCCGACGGCAAAGGTCGGGCGTGCGACGACGTCGAGGAGGGCTTGGAGGGCGGACAGGTCGCCGAAGCCGGATGCGGCTGCTCGTCGACTGGCCTGCCGGCCAACGGGGCGAGCGCCCTAGTCTTTTTGTTCGGGGTCGTCGCGTTGCGGCTGCGTCGGCGTCGGCGTCGCTAA